In the Candidatus Rhodoblastus alkanivorans genome, one interval contains:
- a CDS encoding nucleotidyltransferase family protein has protein sequence MSGGPEKALVFAAGLGTRMRPITLSLPKPLVRIGGKAMIDHVLDRLEEGGVEEAIVNVHWLADQIEDHLRGRRIPRIAISDERDLLLDQGGGIVKVLKAFGGKPFFICNTDALWIDEPEPQVARLARAWDGAKMDVLLLLADRKTSLGVEGRGDFFRDAQGRLSRPAPGESAPYVYSGVGIVKSSLFEGCPLEPFRLAPFFFAAAERGRLFGLPLKGRWLHVGAPETVEKAERIYRAAVA, from the coding sequence GTGAGCGGGGGACCGGAAAAGGCTTTGGTCTTTGCGGCGGGCCTTGGAACCCGGATGAGGCCGATCACCTTGTCGCTGCCGAAGCCCTTGGTGCGCATCGGCGGCAAGGCGATGATCGACCATGTGCTCGACCGGCTCGAAGAGGGCGGCGTCGAAGAGGCCATCGTCAATGTCCATTGGCTCGCCGACCAGATCGAGGATCATCTCCGGGGGCGACGCATTCCCAGGATCGCCATTTCCGACGAGCGCGACCTGCTGCTCGACCAGGGCGGCGGCATCGTCAAGGTTTTGAAGGCGTTCGGCGGAAAACCGTTTTTCATCTGCAATACCGACGCTTTGTGGATCGACGAGCCGGAGCCGCAGGTCGCGCGCCTCGCCCGCGCCTGGGACGGCGCGAAAATGGACGTGCTCCTGCTGCTCGCCGATAGGAAGACCAGTCTCGGGGTCGAGGGACGCGGCGATTTCTTCCGCGACGCGCAGGGGCGGCTGTCGCGGCCCGCGCCGGGCGAAAGCGCGCCTTACGTCTATAGCGGCGTCGGGATCGTGAAATCGTCGCTGTTCGAGGGCTGCCCGCTGGAGCCGTTCCGGCTCGCGCCCTTCTTCTTCGCGGCGGCGGAGCGGGGCCGCCTGTTCGGTCTGCCGCTCAAGGGCCGCTGGCTCCATGTCGGCGCGCCCGAGACCGTCGAAAAGGCGGAACGGATTTATCGGGCGGCGGTCGCCTGA
- the addB gene encoding double-strand break repair protein AddB translates to MPCVFTIPPGAPFLETFASALLDGRVVPGLSRESGPLALAKTTIYVPTRRAGRALAAELARQSDNPAILLPRILPLGALDGERDETAFDNPLDPALPRAAGDIERRMILGDLILAWARNLSQAIVSIDADGAIRHAPESLLVAAHPADAWRLSGDLAALIDEMIIENIDWARLKNINGEFDEYWRITLNFLDIAMRAWPAVQQERGFVDKAARQQALIARAIEKAAHESDPVIAVGSTGSNIVTARLLKAIAYAPRGAVVLPGLDLRLDEESFAAIRNGDEPCATHPQAFLARLIETIGVTRAEIVTLGEAQGAQAARDAFCSEAFRPADSTDLWPRWRAAQEPGALEAALAGVTLVEAADEREEALAIAVILREALEHDGLTAALATPDRGLAERVRAELLRWNVEIDDSGGAPLAASPAGALSRLILLALKGAGADWAALVSHPAFSLGLGAEAERLARLFEIGVLRCDAAGDFWRDHIAPARAAAGGEHAHPRQREISDADWEALENFAEKLDAAFAPLRALAQAGETDLKPWLAAHRKALGLIVAGDESVLPAGDDGAALERLFAELETSANATFTFHAESYAAFFDALIGEQVLRGAARAHPRLKILGLLEARLIGVDRLVMAGLDETIWPPRGETDCFLNRAMRAQLGLSSPERRIGQTAHDFVQGFGAPEVVLSRAKKRGGAPATPSRFLQRMEALAGAPIFEELRARGARWLELARQLDAAPLAPPLRRPAPVPDLALRPKKLSVTRIETLRRDPYAIYAEFILRLLALPELDQEYGAREIGTALHEALEEFCRRHPAGPLPEHARDELIGLARDRLAAFGADPEFLAFRWPRLLQGLDVFLSFEAERRPLIERVEVELGGRLQIPLGDGSEFTLTAKADRIELLKDGTAAVVDYKSGRAPSNKEVGAGWSPQLTLEAAMLSQGAFHGVSMREAADAFYVPLGGGKDKARRVANGKGEPLGDLIAEHYEALIELLNDFRDPKKGYPARPFPQFALRYNDYDHLARTREWSAAGGEGGDDS, encoded by the coding sequence ATGCCGTGCGTCTTCACCATTCCTCCCGGCGCGCCGTTCCTCGAAACCTTCGCAAGCGCGTTGCTCGACGGCCGGGTCGTTCCCGGCCTGTCGCGCGAATCCGGGCCGCTGGCTCTTGCGAAGACGACGATCTATGTGCCGACGCGCCGCGCCGGCCGCGCGCTCGCCGCCGAGCTGGCCCGCCAAAGCGACAATCCCGCCATTCTCCTGCCGCGCATCCTGCCGCTCGGCGCGCTCGACGGCGAGCGCGACGAGACGGCTTTCGACAATCCGCTCGATCCGGCTTTGCCCCGCGCGGCAGGCGACATCGAGCGGCGGATGATTCTGGGCGATCTCATTCTCGCCTGGGCGCGCAACTTGAGCCAGGCGATCGTCTCGATCGACGCCGACGGCGCCATCCGCCATGCGCCGGAAAGCCTGCTGGTGGCCGCCCATCCCGCCGACGCCTGGCGCCTCTCGGGCGATCTCGCCGCCCTGATCGACGAAATGATCATCGAAAATATCGACTGGGCGCGCCTGAAAAATATCAACGGCGAATTCGACGAATATTGGCGGATCACGCTCAACTTTCTCGACATTGCGATGAGGGCCTGGCCCGCCGTCCAGCAGGAGCGCGGCTTCGTCGACAAGGCGGCGCGCCAGCAGGCCTTGATCGCGCGCGCGATCGAAAAGGCGGCGCATGAAAGCGATCCTGTGATCGCCGTCGGTTCGACTGGGTCCAATATCGTCACCGCGCGTCTCTTGAAGGCGATCGCTTATGCGCCCCGGGGCGCGGTCGTCCTGCCGGGGCTCGATCTGCGCCTTGACGAAGAATCCTTCGCCGCCATCCGCAACGGCGACGAGCCCTGCGCCACCCATCCCCAGGCCTTTCTCGCCCGGCTGATCGAAACCATCGGCGTGACGCGCGCCGAAATCGTCACGCTCGGCGAAGCGCAAGGCGCGCAGGCCGCGCGCGACGCCTTTTGCTCCGAAGCTTTTCGGCCCGCCGACAGCACCGATCTGTGGCCGCGCTGGCGCGCCGCGCAAGAGCCGGGCGCGCTGGAGGCGGCGCTGGCCGGCGTGACGCTCGTCGAGGCGGCGGACGAGCGCGAGGAGGCTCTGGCCATCGCGGTCATTTTGCGCGAGGCGCTCGAACATGACGGCCTCACCGCGGCTCTGGCGACGCCGGATCGCGGCTTGGCGGAACGGGTGCGCGCCGAACTCTTGCGCTGGAATGTCGAGATCGACGATTCGGGCGGCGCTCCGCTCGCCGCTTCGCCCGCCGGCGCGCTATCGCGGCTGATCCTGCTGGCGCTCAAAGGCGCGGGCGCCGATTGGGCGGCGCTGGTTTCCCATCCCGCTTTCTCGCTCGGCCTCGGCGCAGAGGCCGAGCGGCTGGCGCGCCTGTTCGAGATTGGCGTGTTGCGCTGCGATGCAGCCGGCGATTTCTGGCGCGACCACATCGCGCCCGCGCGCGCGGCGGCCGGGGGCGAACACGCCCATCCGCGCCAGAGGGAAATTTCGGACGCCGACTGGGAAGCGCTCGAAAATTTCGCGGAAAAACTCGACGCCGCTTTCGCGCCCCTGCGCGCGCTCGCGCAAGCCGGCGAAACCGATCTAAAACCCTGGCTCGCGGCCCATCGCAAGGCTTTGGGCCTGATCGTCGCCGGCGATGAAAGCGTGCTGCCCGCGGGCGACGACGGCGCGGCGCTCGAAAGGCTTTTTGCCGAACTGGAAACTTCGGCCAACGCCACATTCACCTTTCACGCCGAGAGCTATGCGGCCTTTTTTGACGCCCTGATCGGCGAGCAGGTTTTACGCGGCGCGGCCCGCGCCCATCCGCGCCTCAAGATTCTTGGCCTGCTGGAGGCGCGCCTCATCGGGGTCGATCGACTTGTCATGGCGGGATTGGACGAGACGATCTGGCCGCCGCGCGGCGAGACCGACTGTTTCCTCAATCGGGCGATGCGCGCGCAACTCGGCCTGTCGTCGCCGGAGCGGCGGATCGGTCAGACCGCCCATGATTTCGTGCAGGGATTCGGAGCGCCGGAAGTGGTGTTGAGCCGGGCGAAAAAGCGCGGCGGCGCGCCGGCCACGCCCTCGCGCTTTCTTCAGCGCATGGAGGCGCTCGCCGGCGCCCCGATCTTCGAGGAGCTGCGCGCGCGCGGCGCCCGCTGGCTCGAACTGGCGCGCCAACTCGACGCTGCGCCGCTCGCGCCGCCTTTACGGCGGCCCGCGCCCGTACCGGACCTCGCTCTGCGCCCGAAAAAATTGTCGGTGACGCGAATCGAAACCTTGCGGCGCGATCCCTATGCCATCTATGCGGAGTTCATCTTAAGACTTCTAGCCCTGCCAGAGCTCGATCAGGAGTATGGCGCGCGGGAAATCGGTACGGCCCTGCATGAGGCGCTGGAGGAGTTCTGCCGGCGCCACCCCGCCGGACCTTTGCCGGAACATGCGCGCGACGAGTTGATCGGGCTGGCGCGGGACCGGCTCGCAGCCTTCGGTGCCGACCCGGAATTTTTGGCGTTCCGCTGGCCGCGCCTGCTGCAGGGGCTCGATGTTTTTCTCAGCTTTGAGGCGGAGCGGCGTCCTCTCATCGAGCGCGTCGAGGTCGAGCTTGGCGGACGCCTGCAAATTCCGCTCGGCGACGGTTCGGAATTCACCCTCACCGCCAAGGCTGACCGCATCGAACTGCTCAAGGACGGAACGGCGGCGGTCGTCGACTACAAAAGCGGGCGTGCGCCCTCGAACAAGGAAGTCGGCGCGGGCTGGTCGCCGCAACTCACCCTGGAGGCGGCCATGCTGTCGCAAGGCGCCTTTCACGGCGTGAGCATGCGCGAGGCAGCCGACGCCTTTTATGTTCCGCTTGGCGGCGGCAAGGACAAGGCGCGTCGGGTCGCCAATGGCAAGGGTGAGCCGTTGGGCGACCTCATCGCCGAACATTATGAAGCGCTCATCGAATTGCTGAACGATTTCCGCGATCCGAAAAAGGGCTATCCGGCGCGGCCGTTTCCGCAATTCGCCCTGCGCTATAATGATTACGACCATCTCGCGCGGACCCGCGAATGGTCGGCAGCGGGCGGTGAAGGCGGGGACGATTCATGA
- the addA gene encoding double-strand break repair helicase AddA — MSGARKIPEATRARQALASDPKNSAWVSANAGSGKTHVLAQRVIRLLLAGVAPGRILCLTFTKAAAANMAARVFQTLAKWTALDDEALREAIGSTGAGRPRERNELDFARKLFARAVETPGGLKIQTIHAFCERVLHAAPFEANVAAGFAVVEDVEQQQLIARARRETLRQAEHDQRLGAALARVAQDAGLVFDKLLNEALSRRAAFRAAAPGALSAALGVAPGETPEALRGAMLEQGVGPRRWLDFAAFLRGGKKTDAANAEAFEQAHRAWKAGAFDAAREALFTVFFTLKGEPAKKLLTADLAKARPDLLDELTREQDRLNMLRGKIKAAETAERSLALIVVVNAILDRYESIKAERQILDFEDLIARTGEMLKRSSARWILQKLDAGIDHILVDEAQDTSAAQWDILDLLSGDFFAGAGQARRLRSFFAVGDEKQSIFSFQGAEPKLFATKKAEFQKRAKAAQMPFEPVELTLSFRSAPGVLEAVDKVFEKPEHFRGLSAQEDHVRTVHEALKRDLPARIEIWNVIEPGEKEESRDWRLPLDFRDEADPPVADARRIAETIRLWLQPGSGETVHEDGARRALRPGDIMILVRRRDAFFDAMIRALREKGVPAAGADRLQLAQHIAVMDLVAIGRAALLPEDDLTLATALKTPVFGFDDEDLLCVAPLRRGALQEALRASGEKRFQEACARLDLLRRLGRALPPFAFFARLLGPLGARRAFLSRLGPEAGDALDEFLNLAFAHERARAPSLAAFLGEVAGLDVSIKRDMDLTSSFVRVMTVHAAKGLEAKIVFLPDVCGAPAANQDGALFPLATAKGDQLAWSPKKDFDCAAVADARQKRQELAGEEYRRLLYVAMTRAEERLYVAGHRGARAIAPESWRAMIENALGEGAVEAPAPWGGDEKVMRFGPPETVLEAPAAAPAREETRAAPPPAWLFAPAAAELAAPPPLRPSSAFEGADQRAAEAAPSPQRAQALEEGRLVHRLLQFLPDLPRDARRAAALRDLAAQGPGAGRVEKLVAAAIAVLDDPRLEPLFGARSIAEARIAARLEKPGGGFVEIVGAIDRMAETEDGVWLADYKTGAPSPERRPAHVAQLALYRAGAARLYPGKRVRCVLIHAGGPVVEEIPAAELDAALEAALRLPGKSN, encoded by the coding sequence ATGAGCGGCGCGCGGAAAATTCCCGAGGCGACCCGGGCGCGGCAGGCTCTGGCGTCGGACCCTAAGAATTCCGCCTGGGTCTCCGCCAATGCCGGTTCCGGCAAGACCCATGTGCTGGCGCAAAGGGTCATCCGCCTGCTGCTCGCGGGCGTCGCGCCGGGGCGCATCCTGTGCCTGACTTTCACCAAGGCGGCCGCCGCCAATATGGCCGCGCGCGTGTTCCAGACGCTCGCGAAATGGACGGCGCTCGACGACGAGGCTCTGCGCGAGGCGATTGGCTCGACCGGCGCCGGGCGCCCGCGCGAGCGAAACGAACTCGATTTCGCGCGCAAACTTTTCGCCCGCGCCGTCGAGACGCCGGGCGGGTTGAAAATCCAGACCATCCACGCCTTCTGCGAGCGCGTCCTCCATGCCGCGCCCTTCGAGGCCAATGTCGCGGCCGGCTTTGCCGTGGTCGAGGATGTCGAGCAGCAGCAATTGATCGCGCGCGCCCGCCGCGAAACGCTGCGCCAGGCCGAACATGACCAAAGGCTCGGCGCGGCGCTGGCGCGCGTCGCGCAGGACGCAGGCCTCGTCTTCGACAAGCTGCTCAATGAGGCCCTTTCGCGCCGCGCCGCGTTCCGCGCCGCCGCGCCCGGGGCTTTGAGCGCTGCGCTCGGCGTCGCGCCCGGAGAGACGCCGGAAGCCTTGCGCGGCGCGATGCTGGAACAGGGCGTCGGACCGCGACGCTGGCTCGATTTCGCGGCTTTCCTGCGTGGCGGCAAGAAGACGGATGCGGCGAACGCCGAGGCCTTCGAGCAGGCGCATCGCGCATGGAAGGCCGGCGCGTTCGATGCGGCGCGGGAGGCCTTGTTCACCGTCTTCTTCACCCTCAAGGGCGAGCCGGCGAAAAAATTGCTGACCGCCGATCTGGCCAAAGCGCGGCCCGATCTCCTCGACGAACTCACACGCGAGCAAGACCGGCTGAACATGCTGCGTGGAAAAATCAAGGCGGCGGAAACCGCCGAGCGCAGCCTTGCCTTGATCGTCGTCGTCAACGCCATTCTCGACCGCTATGAATCGATCAAGGCCGAGCGGCAGATTCTCGATTTCGAGGATCTCATCGCCCGTACGGGCGAGATGCTGAAGCGCTCCTCGGCGCGCTGGATATTGCAAAAACTTGACGCCGGGATCGACCATATTCTGGTCGATGAAGCGCAGGACACCAGCGCCGCGCAATGGGACATTCTCGATCTGCTGTCGGGGGATTTTTTCGCCGGCGCGGGTCAGGCGCGCCGCCTGCGCAGCTTTTTCGCGGTGGGCGACGAGAAGCAGTCGATCTTTTCCTTTCAAGGCGCCGAGCCGAAACTGTTCGCGACGAAGAAGGCGGAGTTTCAGAAACGCGCGAAGGCCGCGCAAATGCCTTTCGAGCCGGTTGAATTGACGCTCTCCTTCCGCTCGGCGCCCGGCGTGCTCGAAGCCGTGGACAAGGTGTTCGAGAAGCCGGAGCATTTTCGTGGCCTGTCGGCGCAGGAAGACCATGTCCGCACCGTGCATGAGGCGCTCAAGCGCGACCTGCCGGCGCGGATCGAAATCTGGAATGTGATCGAGCCCGGCGAAAAGGAGGAAAGCCGCGACTGGCGCCTGCCGCTCGATTTTCGCGACGAGGCCGATCCGCCCGTCGCCGACGCGCGGCGCATCGCCGAGACGATCCGGCTCTGGCTCCAGCCCGGTTCCGGCGAGACCGTTCACGAAGACGGCGCGCGCCGCGCGCTCAGGCCCGGCGATATCATGATCCTGGTGCGCCGCCGCGACGCCTTTTTCGACGCCATGATCCGCGCCCTGCGCGAAAAAGGCGTGCCGGCGGCGGGCGCCGACCGGCTCCAGCTCGCCCAACATATCGCCGTGATGGACCTCGTCGCCATTGGCCGCGCGGCGCTGCTGCCGGAGGACGATCTGACCCTCGCCACAGCGCTCAAGACACCGGTCTTCGGTTTCGATGACGAGGATCTGCTTTGTGTCGCGCCTTTGCGGCGCGGCGCGCTGCAAGAGGCTTTGCGCGCGTCCGGCGAAAAGCGATTTCAGGAGGCCTGCGCCCGACTCGATCTGTTGCGCCGCCTCGGCCGCGCCCTGCCGCCCTTCGCCTTTTTCGCGCGTCTCCTCGGCCCGCTCGGCGCCCGTCGCGCCTTTCTGTCGCGGCTCGGCCCGGAGGCGGGCGACGCGCTCGACGAATTCCTCAATCTGGCTTTTGCCCACGAGCGCGCCCGCGCGCCTTCGCTCGCCGCTTTTCTCGGCGAGGTCGCGGGCCTCGACGTTTCGATCAAGCGCGACATGGACCTCACTTCTTCCTTCGTGCGGGTGATGACGGTCCACGCCGCCAAGGGACTGGAAGCGAAAATCGTCTTTTTGCCGGACGTCTGCGGCGCGCCCGCCGCCAATCAGGACGGCGCGCTTTTCCCTCTGGCGACCGCGAAAGGCGATCAGCTCGCCTGGTCGCCGAAAAAGGATTTCGATTGCGCCGCGGTGGCGGATGCGCGCCAAAAACGGCAGGAACTTGCGGGCGAGGAATATCGCCGGCTGCTCTATGTCGCGATGACCCGGGCCGAGGAGCGCCTCTATGTCGCGGGCCATCGCGGCGCCCGCGCGATTGCGCCGGAAAGCTGGCGGGCGATGATCGAGAACGCTCTGGGGGAAGGCGCCGTCGAGGCTCCCGCGCCCTGGGGTGGGGACGAGAAGGTTATGCGTTTCGGGCCGCCGGAAACGGTCCTGGAAGCGCCCGCCGCCGCGCCGGCTCGGGAGGAAACGCGCGCCGCCCCGCCGCCGGCCTGGCTGTTCGCGCCCGCCGCCGCCGAACTTGCCGCGCCGCCGCCGCTGCGGCCTTCGAGCGCGTTCGAGGGCGCCGACCAGCGCGCGGCGGAGGCCGCACCCTCGCCGCAGCGCGCGCAGGCCCTGGAAGAAGGGCGTCTCGTCCATCGCCTGCTGCAATTCCTCCCTGACCTGCCCCGGGACGCCCGCCGCGCGGCCGCGCTGCGCGACCTTGCGGCGCAGGGGCCTGGCGCCGGGCGCGTGGAAAAACTTGTCGCGGCGGCGATCGCCGTGCTGGACGATCCGCGGCTTGAGCCCCTGTTCGGGGCAAGGTCGATCGCCGAAGCGCGCATCGCCGCGCGCCTCGAAAAGCCCGGCGGCGGCTTTGTCGAAATCGTCGGCGCCATCGACCGCATGGCGGAAACGGAAGACGGCGTGTGGCTCGCCGACTACAAGACCGGCGCGCCAAGCCCGGAGCGCCGTCCGGCTCATGTCGCCCAGCTTGCGCTTTATCGCGCCGGCGCGGCGCGGCTCTATCCGGGGAAACGAGTGCGCTGCGTCCTGATTCATGCCGGCGGGCCCGTGGTGGAGGAAATTCCCGCCGCCGAACTCGACGCGGCCCTGGAGGCCGCCCTGCGCCTCCCCGGCAAATCGAATTAG
- a CDS encoding iron transporter has translation MKKLPSRALLAAAVLLGAETLALAKETPVGAPQIIGGMEVGAVYLQPIEMDPPGMMLPVKESDIHLEADIHATKNNPNGFATGDWMPYLVVKYQLTKEGAAEKRAGDLMPMTASDGPHYGDNVKLMGPGRYKLVLHIEPPSDNPRVHFGRHVDKETGVGPWFKPFDATFEFTYAGTGKKGAY, from the coding sequence ATGAAGAAACTGCCGTCCCGCGCCCTGCTCGCCGCCGCCGTCCTTCTCGGCGCGGAAACCCTTGCCTTGGCCAAGGAAACACCGGTTGGCGCGCCGCAAATCATCGGCGGCATGGAGGTCGGCGCGGTCTATCTTCAGCCGATCGAGATGGATCCGCCGGGGATGATGCTCCCGGTCAAGGAGTCCGACATCCATCTCGAAGCCGATATCCATGCGACCAAAAACAATCCCAATGGTTTTGCGACGGGCGACTGGATGCCCTATCTCGTCGTCAAATACCAGCTGACCAAGGAAGGCGCGGCCGAGAAACGCGCCGGCGACCTCATGCCGATGACGGCGTCCGACGGCCCGCATTATGGCGACAATGTCAAGCTGATGGGGCCAGGCCGCTACAAGCTCGTCCTCCATATCGAGCCGCCGAGCGACAATCCCCGCGTTCATTTCGGCCGCCATGTCGACAAGGAAACCGGGGTCGGGCCCTGGTTCAAGCCCTTCGACGCCACATTCGAATTCACTTATGCCGGAACGGGTAAGAAAGGCGCCTATTGA
- a CDS encoding cupredoxin domain-containing protein: protein MKSGALLCLIVLLGAPAGAARADDAPTFRIEFADGKFEPRRLEVPANKTFEIELVNKGKGPAEFESKQLHKEKVLAPGATTTMVIRNLDPGEYDFFDDFHPETPPAVLVAK from the coding sequence ATGAAATCCGGCGCTCTGCTTTGCCTGATCGTTCTTCTCGGCGCGCCCGCCGGCGCCGCGCGCGCCGACGATGCGCCGACCTTCCGCATCGAATTCGCCGACGGCAAGTTCGAGCCGCGCCGGCTCGAAGTGCCGGCCAACAAGACCTTCGAGATCGAGTTGGTCAACAAGGGCAAGGGGCCGGCGGAATTCGAGAGCAAGCAATTGCACAAGGAAAAGGTGCTGGCGCCCGGCGCGACCACCACGATGGTCATTCGCAATCTCGACCCCGGCGAATATGATTTTTTCGACGATTTCCATCCGGAAACGCCGCCCGCCGTGCTGGTCGCGAAATGA
- a CDS encoding FTR1 family iron permease: MGQYGNIVFIVWRESIEALLVIGILQAWLGHQGEEGRTRGRLFLWAGVGAGLLGAAALGATIMLFGDELDDDKQQMFQTGLMLLACVLIVQMVFWMRRHGRTLKRDLETALQKAADNSNWWGVFTLAAIAVAREGAETVVFLAGTLSAARGTALISAGVAVLGGFALAVLTYAALQWGSRILSWRLFFRITEVMLLLLAGSLLLNSADNLTSLGLLPRLSGHLWDASAWLSDGGGFGGLFSSLTGWRARPDLTELLVFLSYWIAIAWLLYRPRTASQ, translated from the coding sequence GTGGGTCAGTACGGCAATATCGTCTTCATCGTCTGGCGCGAGAGCATCGAAGCCTTGCTGGTCATCGGCATTCTACAGGCCTGGCTCGGACATCAAGGCGAGGAAGGGCGCACGCGCGGCCGCCTTTTTTTGTGGGCGGGCGTCGGCGCCGGCCTGCTCGGCGCGGCGGCGCTCGGCGCGACGATCATGCTGTTCGGCGACGAACTCGACGACGACAAGCAACAGATGTTCCAGACCGGGCTGATGCTGCTGGCCTGCGTCCTGATCGTGCAGATGGTGTTCTGGATGCGGCGGCACGGCCGCACCCTCAAGCGCGACCTCGAAACCGCGCTCCAGAAGGCCGCCGACAATTCCAACTGGTGGGGCGTCTTCACCCTTGCGGCCATCGCCGTGGCGCGCGAGGGCGCCGAAACCGTGGTCTTCCTCGCCGGCACGCTTTCCGCCGCGCGCGGGACGGCGCTGATCTCGGCGGGCGTCGCCGTCCTGGGCGGCTTCGCGCTCGCGGTCCTGACCTATGCCGCTTTGCAATGGGGCAGCCGCATCCTGTCATGGCGGCTGTTCTTTCGGATCACCGAGGTCATGCTGCTCCTGCTTGCCGGTTCGCTGCTGCTGAATTCCGCCGACAATCTCACCTCCCTTGGCTTGCTGCCGCGCCTCTCCGGCCATTTGTGGGACGCCTCCGCCTGGCTTTCGGACGGCGGCGGCTTCGGCGGCCTGTTCTCCTCGCTCACCGGCTGGCGGGCGCGGCCGGATCTCACCGAACTCCTTGTGTTCCTTAGCTATTGGATCGCCATAGCATGGTTGTTGTATCGACCTCGGACCGCGTCGCAGTGA
- a CDS encoding 4Fe-4S binding protein: MVVVSTSDRVAVSAALQQPSRIDAALARLGIWLRDHQKLIRRLQWAVVGVYAVLLVVPAVLPLPQGAAHIWNNATLFAQFAFWGVWWPFVLISMVLVGRLWCGLLCPEGALTERAAEHGRGGAIPHWLQWKGWPFVAFVLTTVYGQMTSVYQYPGPALLVLGGSTFAAIGVGYFWGRSKRVWCRFLCPVNGVFNLLAKLAPVHFRVDREAWAHWPKQRGDHSAALNCAPLVPVRAMRGAGTCHMCGRCSDYRGAVTLARRSPNHEIVHVAGDMTNPWQSALILFGLLGVAAAAFHWTNSDLYVSIKQFLADRLASHNLIWPMEPVLPWYVLTNYPQINDTMTPLDGVTLFIYIGAITLAMGFALSFFLALAARACGPWSSKTFHHFAQGLIPVAGCGVFLGLSSLTVTMLKAEGIVPPFLDALRAMLLIGAGVWSLWLAWSIARTKTTALARQLAATFAFAGATSLGCLVWASLFWKLV; the protein is encoded by the coding sequence ATGGTTGTTGTATCGACCTCGGACCGCGTCGCAGTGAGCGCCGCGCTCCAACAACCTTCCCGGATCGACGCCGCTTTGGCCCGGCTCGGGATCTGGCTGCGCGATCATCAAAAACTCATCCGCCGCCTGCAATGGGCGGTGGTTGGCGTCTATGCCGTGCTGCTGGTCGTCCCCGCCGTGCTGCCGCTGCCCCAGGGCGCCGCCCATATCTGGAACAACGCCACCTTATTCGCGCAATTCGCGTTCTGGGGCGTCTGGTGGCCCTTCGTCCTCATCTCGATGGTGCTGGTCGGGCGGCTGTGGTGCGGGCTCTTGTGCCCGGAAGGGGCGCTGACCGAGCGCGCGGCCGAACATGGGCGCGGCGGCGCCATCCCGCATTGGCTGCAATGGAAGGGATGGCCCTTCGTCGCTTTCGTGCTGACGACGGTCTATGGCCAGATGACCAGCGTCTATCAATATCCCGGCCCCGCGCTGCTGGTGCTCGGCGGCTCGACATTCGCCGCGATCGGCGTCGGCTATTTCTGGGGCCGCAGCAAGCGCGTGTGGTGCCGTTTCCTGTGCCCGGTCAACGGCGTCTTCAACCTGCTCGCCAAATTGGCGCCGGTGCATTTCCGGGTCGATCGCGAGGCTTGGGCCCATTGGCCGAAACAGCGCGGCGACCATTCCGCGGCGCTGAATTGCGCGCCTTTGGTTCCGGTGCGCGCCATGCGCGGCGCCGGAACCTGCCATATGTGCGGGCGCTGCAGCGACTATCGCGGCGCGGTGACCCTCGCGCGGCGCTCGCCCAACCACGAGATCGTCCATGTCGCCGGGGACATGACCAATCCCTGGCAGAGCGCGCTGATCCTGTTCGGCCTGCTCGGCGTCGCCGCGGCCGCTTTCCATTGGACCAATTCCGATCTCTATGTCTCGATAAAGCAATTTCTCGCCGACCGGCTCGCCAGTCACAATCTGATCTGGCCGATGGAGCCGGTCCTGCCCTGGTATGTGCTGACCAATTATCCCCAGATCAACGACACGATGACCCCGCTCGATGGCGTGACGCTGTTCATCTATATCGGCGCCATCACCTTGGCGATGGGATTTGCGTTGAGCTTTTTCCTCGCTTTGGCGGCGCGGGCCTGCGGCCCGTGGTCGTCCAAGACCTTCCATCATTTCGCGCAAGGCCTGATCCCCGTCGCCGGCTGCGGCGTCTTCCTCGGACTGTCCTCGCTCACCGTGACCATGCTCAAGGCTGAGGGAATCGTTCCGCCCTTCCTCGACGCCCTGCGCGCCATGCTGCTGATCGGCGCGGGCGTTTGGTCGCTGTGGCTCGCCTGGAGCATCGCGCGGACCAAGACGACAGCGCTCGCGCGCCAGCTTGCCGCGACCTTCGCCTTTGCCGGCGCGACCTCTCTGGGCTGCCTCGTCTGGGCGTCGCTGTTCTGGAAACTCGTCTAG